The following coding sequences lie in one Myxococcus xanthus genomic window:
- the tnpC gene encoding IS66 family transposase, with product MPRELPQDHFCPWREEAEELKAEVSRIGGEVDALKGQLAALQRHVFGRRAEKLPTVAAELRGDADSTAARAEAAKQKRRERASRKAEEAPAREIRHAVPTEARHCPACGGEDMKPLGKGRASVLYEYVPARFEKQVHVQEVLACACGRGVVTAPPPARVVDRGEYGPGFIAHVVTSKCADAMPLHRLAQRVERSGVPMSRSTLTDLFHQAASVLLPLSQHLLQCIAAADVVWADETPLRVLDVKKTRLGYLWTFLTQNEAGEWLIGYRFSMGRASRTPKEVLGGTSGALVVDAYTGYNAVTLPQGRVRVGCWAHCRRRFFDALATAPEARHAMDLILELYRVEAQARGADVVRTAAHRALRQLHSAPVLARLHVWLEEQTPRPPPKSPLGQAISYALKQWAALTRFVENERLPLDNNRAEAALRKAALGRKNFLFVGHEAAGENLAGLYALVATCEANQVNPEAYLADVLLRVQTHPNSRIDELLPHEWKRRRIADPPNSPLQLCI from the coding sequence GTGCCTCGAGAGCTCCCTCAAGACCACTTCTGCCCCTGGCGCGAGGAGGCGGAGGAACTCAAGGCCGAGGTGAGCCGTATCGGCGGGGAGGTGGACGCACTCAAGGGGCAGTTGGCGGCCCTGCAGCGTCACGTCTTCGGCCGCAGGGCGGAGAAGTTGCCGACAGTGGCTGCCGAGCTGCGAGGGGACGCGGACTCGACGGCGGCCCGGGCCGAGGCCGCGAAGCAGAAGCGCCGGGAGAGAGCCTCCCGGAAGGCGGAGGAGGCACCCGCACGGGAGATTCGCCACGCGGTGCCAACCGAGGCGCGCCACTGCCCTGCGTGTGGCGGCGAGGACATGAAGCCACTGGGCAAGGGCCGCGCTTCGGTGCTGTACGAGTACGTGCCGGCGCGCTTCGAGAAGCAAGTGCACGTGCAGGAAGTGCTGGCGTGCGCGTGCGGCCGGGGCGTCGTCACCGCCCCGCCTCCGGCCAGAGTAGTGGACAGGGGCGAGTACGGCCCGGGCTTCATCGCGCATGTGGTGACGTCGAAGTGTGCCGACGCCATGCCGCTGCACCGGCTGGCCCAACGTGTTGAGCGCAGTGGCGTCCCCATGAGTCGCAGCACGCTGACGGACCTCTTCCACCAAGCCGCCTCGGTGCTGCTGCCGCTGTCGCAGCACCTGCTGCAATGCATTGCAGCCGCGGACGTGGTGTGGGCGGACGAGACGCCTCTGCGCGTGCTGGACGTGAAGAAGACGCGGCTGGGTTACCTCTGGACTTTCCTCACCCAGAACGAAGCCGGTGAGTGGCTCATTGGTTACCGCTTCAGCATGGGCCGGGCGAGCAGGACGCCCAAGGAAGTCCTGGGAGGTACCTCGGGTGCGCTCGTGGTGGACGCATACACCGGCTACAACGCGGTGACGCTGCCCCAGGGCCGGGTGCGCGTCGGCTGCTGGGCGCATTGCCGCCGCCGATTCTTCGACGCGCTGGCCACCGCGCCCGAAGCGCGCCATGCCATGGACCTCATCCTCGAACTCTACCGAGTGGAGGCCCAGGCGAGAGGCGCGGACGTGGTGCGCACCGCCGCCCACCGCGCTCTGCGCCAATTGCACAGCGCCCCCGTCCTCGCGCGACTGCACGTCTGGCTTGAAGAACAGACGCCGCGGCCCCCACCCAAGAGTCCGCTGGGCCAGGCCATTTCCTACGCCCTCAAGCAGTGGGCGGCCCTCACGCGCTTCGTCGAGAATGAGCGCCTACCCCTGGACAACAACCGCGCGGAGGCGGCGCTGAGAAAGGCCGCCCTGGGGAGGAAGAATTTTCTCTTCGTCGGCCACGAGGCCGCGGGGGAGAACCTGGCCGGTCTCTACGCGCTGGTGGCCACCTGTGAGGCCAACCAAGTCAATCCCGAGGCATACCTCGCGGACGTCCTGCTGCGCGTTCAGACGCACCCCAACTCCCGCATCGACGAACTGCTGCCCCACGAGTGGAAGCGACGGCGTATCGCCGACCCGCCCAACTCACCTCTCCAGCTCTGCATCTGA
- the tnpB gene encoding IS66 family insertion sequence element accessory protein TnpB (TnpB, as the term is used for proteins encoded by IS66 family insertion elements, is considered an accessory protein, since TnpC, encoded by a neighboring gene, is a DDE family transposase.), which yields MFALPASVRVVLATEPVDMRKSIDGLMALVRSAWGEDVYSGHLFAFVSRMGDRVKVLTWSRGGFVLLYKRLETGRFRLPPVDAGAQVVHLDATQLAMLLDGIDVAQVRRQPAWTPPGRTGT from the coding sequence GTGTTTGCCCTTCCAGCCTCGGTGCGCGTGGTGCTGGCGACAGAGCCGGTGGACATGCGTAAGTCGATTGACGGCCTGATGGCACTGGTGCGCAGCGCATGGGGCGAGGACGTCTACTCGGGGCACCTCTTCGCCTTCGTCTCGCGCATGGGCGACAGAGTCAAGGTGCTGACGTGGAGTCGAGGCGGCTTCGTGCTGCTGTACAAGCGGCTGGAGACGGGCCGCTTCCGCCTACCACCGGTGGACGCGGGCGCGCAGGTGGTGCACCTGGACGCCACGCAGTTGGCGATGCTGCTGGACGGCATTGACGTGGCGCAGGTGAGGCGCCAGCCTGCCTGGACGCCTCCCGGGCGCACGGGCACCTGA
- the tnpA gene encoding IS66 family insertion sequence element accessory protein TnpA, which produces MSKPVEKQEWFRVAEAFEASGLTQKAFSSQRGVRLSTLQSWVYRRRRQHGSQAEVVRLLPVEVATRPTATESMLEVVTASGARVRFEEGTDVDYVARLVAALGR; this is translated from the coding sequence ATGTCAAAGCCGGTGGAGAAGCAGGAGTGGTTCCGGGTCGCCGAAGCCTTCGAGGCGAGCGGACTGACGCAAAAAGCGTTCTCCTCGCAGCGAGGCGTGCGGCTCAGCACGTTGCAGTCGTGGGTGTACCGGCGCCGACGCCAGCACGGCAGTCAGGCAGAGGTAGTGCGCCTGCTGCCGGTGGAGGTCGCGACGAGGCCCACGGCGACGGAGTCGATGCTGGAGGTGGTAACGGCGAGCGGAGCGCGGGTGCGCTTCGAGGAGGGCACCGACGTCGACTACGTGGCCCGGCTCGTCGCCGCGCTGGGGCGGTGA
- a CDS encoding imm11 family protein, giving the protein MYHVIRYGPAEDNAASLYLDPIPGFEKKKVSFMSGAKLGPLPPLTARKRVGAEGDMVDYMSASPATLVFSPRFREALASAGIDNVDYYPLTLIDESSGKKTSGHQAANVVGLIDCMDRQASVFTPMAGFPAEPLGKNTIFELKELHLAPQKIQGAKLFRLFGKPSVLIVHESVKEVLQKSGMRGFQFKPAEGYAGV; this is encoded by the coding sequence ATGTACCACGTCATTCGCTATGGGCCCGCCGAAGACAACGCAGCGAGCCTGTACCTGGATCCCATTCCGGGATTCGAAAAGAAGAAGGTGTCGTTCATGAGCGGCGCCAAGCTGGGGCCCCTGCCTCCCCTGACCGCGCGAAAACGCGTGGGCGCCGAAGGGGACATGGTGGACTACATGAGCGCGTCTCCCGCCACCCTGGTCTTTTCCCCTCGCTTCCGCGAGGCCCTGGCATCAGCCGGAATCGACAACGTCGATTACTACCCGCTGACGCTCATCGACGAGTCGTCAGGCAAGAAGACGTCCGGCCATCAGGCGGCCAACGTCGTCGGCCTGATTGACTGCATGGACCGGCAAGCGTCGGTCTTCACGCCCATGGCCGGCTTCCCAGCGGAGCCCCTGGGCAAGAACACCATCTTCGAATTGAAGGAACTGCATTTGGCCCCCCAGAAAATCCAGGGGGCGAAGCTGTTCAGGCTCTTCGGGAAGCCGTCCGTCCTCATCGTCCACGAGTCAGTGAAGGAAGTGCTCCAGAAGTCAGGCATGCGAGGGTTTCAGTTCAAACCCGCCGAAGGCTACGCGGGCGTCTGA